The sequence GCAAAATCAACCGCAAAGATACCGTCAAAGGAATTGTCAGCTATATTGCCAACGAGCTTTTGGAAAATGCAGTTAAATACAGCGATGAGTCTGCCAATCTGCCGATCGGCATTACTTTATATTTGTACGAACACGAACTGATATTTAATGTTACAAATTATGCTAACCGGGAAAGGGTGGAAAAATATCAGGACTTTATCCGGGAATTGCTCGATTCCGATCCGGATGAGTTCTATACCCGCCAACTGGAAAAAACCGCGCTGGGAAACGGCGAATCCAATATGGGCTTGCTGACCACGATCAACGATTATTCAGCCCGCTTGAGCTGGAAATTCGAGCAGGTGGATCGGTATCCAGACATAATTCATGTAAGCGCGATCGCACGTTTAGCTGTCTAAACTTTTCCATCTATAATTCTAATCGGCAGACAGGTGCGAGCATCCGAATATGCCATTAGAGTTAGGATTGAAAGTTGAGTAGTAGGTACAATTCTTTATGGCAAGGAGTACGGAACTGGTGGAAATCAAAACCGAGGACTATTATATCTGGCACGACCCGGAAACCTCAACAGTGTTTTTTCGGGGCTTCCTGCGATTGGCTGGTATAGAAGAATATAAACCTGTCATGGATTTGTTGCTAGGTGCGCTCGAAAAATCTCCCAATTTCACCATTAACTTGCGCGAGCTGCAATTTCTCAATAGCTCCGGCATCAGTATGCTATCTATGTTTGTGATTAAAGTGCGGGAGAAAGGCAACGTAAATCTCGCTCTCCAAGGTTCAGAAAAGATTCTTTGGCAGACCAAATCCTTAAAGAACCTCCAACGCTTGATGCCTGGGTTAAAAGTGGAGTTTGCTTGATGGGATATGATGAACGCAGAGCAAATCACCAATCGAGAAGCCGCACTTTTAGCGGAGATAGAACGTCTCCGCCAAGAAGTGGCTCACCTAAAACAAACTAATAGCGATCTGGAAATTGCTCTGCTTACGACTATAGAACATGGCGATCTCATAGAAGCCGAGTTGCACGAATCTAACCAAAAGTTGCAGGCAGAAATCGGCGAACGCCAGCTGGCACAAGCAACGTTACAAGAAATTTTAGAAACGGCTTCTCAAGATAAGGCTGACCTGGAAATAATGCTTCAGACGACAAGAGAACACGGCGATGCAGTGGAGTATCAGTTATATACTCAAGCCGTGGAAACGATGCGCCAAAGCGAGGAGCTATTTCGGGCGATCTCCGAGTCCACATCTATTTTGATGATTTTGACTCAGCAGCAGAATGGGATGATTTCCTATGCCAATACAGCTTCCAGCGAGATGCTGAAAATCGATGTGCAAACTTTGATCGGAACAAAGGTGCAAGCATTTTTTGCCAATCCGGATGACGAGCAAAAAATCAACGATTTGCTGTCAGTGCAAGGCCATGTACGGGATTACGAAATGCAGGTGAAGAGACAAGATGGTAGCCTGTTTTGGGTATCGGCTTCCGTGCATCCTTTGCGTCTTGCGGAAGTGTCAAGTTTGCTGACAACACTATACGATATCAGCGATCGCAAAGAAGCAGAATCTGCCTTGCGTCAGTCGCAAGAAAAACTGCAAAAGCAGGCACAGCAATTGGAACAGATAGTGGAACAACGCACCCAGGAACTGCGACTTTCTGAGGAGAAATATCGCAGCATCTTTGAAAATGCGATCGAGGGGATCTTTCAA is a genomic window of Aerosakkonema funiforme FACHB-1375 containing:
- a CDS encoding slr1659 superfamily regulator; this translates as MARSTELVEIKTEDYYIWHDPETSTVFFRGFLRLAGIEEYKPVMDLLLGALEKSPNFTINLRELQFLNSSGISMLSMFVIKVREKGNVNLALQGSEKILWQTKSLKNLQRLMPGLKVEFA
- a CDS encoding slr1658 superfamily regulator, coding for MNLASEVQIFGEFLAEIPASNEYLTLNFSPHSAPRKRRWQHNGISADFLGDYFAAFFPGEPTEDSKINRKDTVKGIVSYIANELLENAVKYSDESANLPIGITLYLYEHELIFNVTNYANRERVEKYQDFIRELLDSDPDEFYTRQLEKTALGNGESNMGLLTTINDYSARLSWKFEQVDRYPDIIHVSAIARLAV